One part of the Francisella adeliensis genome encodes these proteins:
- a CDS encoding APC family permease codes for MINTRLSITSLIAIGIGSIMGSGWMFSAQYTSEYAGPASILSWIIGAGLMIFIALTFAESASIVPVQGSTSRIPHITHGTLVSYIFAWITWISYLVLAPIEVQAVIQYVAVFYPSLIDQNNSGALTTQGIPVAMALLFIFCALNFYSLKWLVKINNIVTVLKVLVPIIIAVSLIAMCFVLPELVSRGIDSDLQFAPFGLNGVLAAVSLGGIGYAFVGFKTIVELAGNTKNPAKAIPIATISTIVICLFVFLILQVAYLLVISKYVHNNVWDLNTITEGESSSFGAFAVMAQYFGQTWMMYFLYFGAILFPLMAGLLYFCVALNSLNAMVKNGYMPKVLNKVNPLVNKPINAVVLNFLIALIMFAPFPGWKTMTAFLTSLISITYITGATSTMAMRYRLPDIHRPFRLKFVGLVSVIGIFASTLVFLWSGWGIVSKSGIAIFIAIALLGLYRKFGADKDEHISWNVKESIWFWFYIIAVSIVSYLSDFGGIATFDFYQAAGVLFIISVITALLARNYCLPAEQMQKGIDDALASCHFNKKVNFTKSDK; via the coding sequence ATGATAAATACGAGATTAAGTATTACTAGTCTTATTGCTATAGGTATAGGAAGTATAATGGGTTCAGGCTGGATGTTTTCAGCTCAATATACCTCTGAATATGCTGGCCCAGCCTCAATTCTTTCATGGATAATTGGTGCAGGATTAATGATTTTTATTGCATTAACTTTTGCAGAGAGTGCCTCTATAGTTCCTGTTCAAGGCTCAACTTCTCGTATTCCACATATTACACATGGTACGCTAGTAAGTTATATATTCGCATGGATTACTTGGATCTCATACCTTGTTTTAGCTCCTATTGAAGTTCAAGCTGTAATACAATATGTAGCTGTTTTTTACCCTAGTTTAATTGACCAAAATAATAGTGGTGCTCTTACAACTCAAGGTATACCTGTTGCGATGGCGTTATTATTTATATTTTGTGCATTGAATTTTTATTCACTTAAATGGCTAGTAAAGATAAATAACATTGTTACTGTACTTAAGGTTTTAGTGCCTATAATAATTGCTGTATCTTTGATTGCTATGTGTTTTGTGCTACCAGAGCTTGTAAGCAGAGGGATTGATAGTGATTTACAATTTGCACCATTTGGTTTGAATGGCGTATTGGCAGCTGTTTCACTTGGGGGGATTGGTTATGCATTTGTGGGCTTTAAAACTATTGTAGAACTTGCAGGAAATACTAAAAATCCAGCAAAAGCTATACCTATTGCAACTATAAGTACTATTGTTATTTGTTTATTTGTGTTTCTGATATTACAAGTAGCATATTTACTAGTTATATCAAAGTATGTTCATAATAATGTATGGGATTTAAATACTATTACTGAAGGTGAGAGTTCAAGTTTTGGTGCTTTTGCTGTTATGGCTCAGTACTTTGGTCAAACTTGGATGATGTACTTTTTGTATTTCGGTGCAATTTTATTTCCATTAATGGCGGGACTTTTATACTTTTGTGTAGCATTAAATTCATTAAACGCTATGGTGAAAAATGGTTACATGCCAAAGGTTTTAAATAAGGTTAATCCATTAGTTAATAAACCTATTAATGCAGTAGTTCTAAACTTCCTTATAGCATTGATAATGTTTGCCCCATTTCCTGGTTGGAAGACAATGACAGCCTTTTTGACTTCTTTGATTTCTATAACATATATTACTGGTGCTACATCAACTATGGCGATGAGATATCGTTTGCCAGACATTCACCGACCATTTAGGCTGAAATTTGTTGGTTTAGTTTCAGTTATTGGGATATTTGCTTCTACACTTGTTTTTTTATGGAGTGGTTGGGGCATAGTTTCCAAATCAGGTATTGCTATATTTATTGCTATAGCGTTATTAGGACTTTATAGAAAGTTTGGAGCAGATAAGGACGAACATATATCATGGAATGTAAAAGAGTCTATCTGGTTTTGGTTTTATATAATTGCTGTATCAATAGTATCATATTTAAGTGATTTTGGTGGAATTGCTACTTTTGATTTTTATCAGGCAGCAGGAGTCTTGTTTATTATCAGTGTGATTACAGCATTATTAGCTAGAAATTATTGCCTTCCAGCTGAGCAAATGCAAAAAGGTATTGACGATGCTTTAGCATCTTGTCATTTCAATAAAAAAGTAAATTTCACTAAGAGTGATAAATAA
- a CDS encoding metal-sensitive transcriptional regulator, with product MHPCHTKHLGKLNRVSGQVEAVKRMVNENKYCVDIMTQIKAARSALKAIELSILETHMKSCLEECQNNQELHQVKITEIINLLKKYE from the coding sequence ATGCACCCATGTCATACAAAACATTTAGGAAAGCTAAATAGAGTCTCTGGTCAGGTAGAGGCTGTTAAACGAATGGTTAACGAAAATAAATACTGTGTTGATATCATGACACAAATAAAGGCGGCTAGAAGTGCCTTAAAAGCTATAGAGCTATCTATTTTAGAAACGCATATGAAATCTTGCCTTGAAGAGTGTCAAAATAATCAAGAGTTACATCAAGTTAAGATTACAGAAATTATAAACCTTCTAAAAAAATATGAATAA
- a CDS encoding DUF475 domain-containing protein, producing the protein MKTLKYFYGSFIVTILGVLIGAFLYPNDIVATVYSLLILALLEISLSFDNAIINAKILGQMPKFWQKIFIFIGLPIAVFGMRFVFPIFLVSVSGNIGFNDVINLALHHPNQYEAILENAMPYICSFGGSFLLLVFLNFFLSENTEHHWIPIIENNFIIRKIRNYDGGYIYLAILIGIIIISNVHNETQGSIALAFLLGIITHESIGILNSFFGNSNIDSGTIVRNGLMGFVYLEIIDASFSFDGVVGAFAITTNIIIIMIGLGIGAMFIRSLTIMFVEKKTLGKYIYLEHGAHYAIGFLACILLLKIFIPIPEWFSGSIGILILAISYIHSVVLNRKS; encoded by the coding sequence ATGAAAACTTTGAAATACTTCTACGGATCTTTTATTGTCACGATATTAGGAGTTCTTATTGGAGCATTTTTATACCCTAATGATATTGTCGCGACTGTTTATTCGTTATTAATACTAGCCTTACTAGAGATATCTCTTAGTTTTGATAATGCTATCATCAATGCCAAAATTCTTGGGCAAATGCCTAAATTTTGGCAAAAAATATTTATCTTTATTGGACTGCCTATAGCTGTATTTGGTATGAGATTTGTTTTTCCTATATTCTTAGTAAGTGTATCAGGTAATATAGGTTTCAACGATGTTATAAACTTAGCTCTTCATCATCCTAATCAATACGAGGCTATACTTGAAAATGCTATGCCTTATATCTGTAGTTTTGGTGGAAGCTTCTTATTATTAGTTTTCTTAAACTTCTTTTTAAGTGAAAACACTGAACATCATTGGATCCCTATTATTGAAAACAACTTCATAATAAGAAAAATACGTAACTATGATGGTGGTTATATCTACCTTGCTATTTTAATTGGCATAATAATTATTAGTAATGTCCATAATGAAACTCAAGGATCAATTGCTTTAGCTTTCTTACTAGGAATAATAACTCATGAAAGCATTGGAATATTAAATTCTTTCTTTGGCAACTCTAACATTGATTCTGGAACTATTGTTAGAAATGGGCTTATGGGTTTTGTTTACCTTGAAATAATTGATGCTTCTTTTAGTTTTGATGGTGTGGTTGGGGCTTTTGCAATTACAACGAATATAATTATTATAATGATTGGTCTTGGTATTGGTGCGATGTTTATAAGATCTTTAACTATAATGTTTGTAGAAAAGAAAACCCTAGGTAAATACATCTATCTTGAGCATGGTGCTCACTATGCAATAGGTTTTTTAGCTTGTATATTATTGTTAAAAATATTTATACCTATCCCAGAATGGTTTAGTGGTTCTATTGGGATTTTGATTTTAGCTATCTCATATATCCATTCTGTGGTTCTTAATAGAAAAAGTTAA
- the alr gene encoding alanine racemase produces MNANILEINTKTLRKNISIIKAYTQTKFCFPVKANAYGHGLDIIVKNSYDLVDYFAVACLSEATQVYSACHEKPILVFGRVEYDDISKVLDCDFIYSIHSIEDIRSLSKIAKESSIKIKVHININTGMNRMGVGFDSYKEVIDKAYNSQHIELLGVYSHFACADDKNHPFNLQQNQKFKEVVAYTKSIKENVICHLANSYGLVGQADVCYDMVRPGILSYGFLPEFEVDDIVKEIQPIARLTSEIIKIISLNDGDSVGYSLLHKGFEGEYIATIPIGYGDGFFRALGGRGFVTIDEDTYPIVGKMSMDAMAISLGTNHKSLRVGNQVEIISNNPSLPNSAKNIAKLLNTIEYDVAATLNERIVRIGL; encoded by the coding sequence ATGAATGCAAATATATTAGAAATAAACACAAAAACTTTAAGAAAAAATATATCTATTATAAAAGCATATACCCAAACTAAATTTTGCTTTCCTGTTAAAGCAAATGCTTATGGGCATGGTCTAGATATTATTGTGAAAAATTCTTATGATTTAGTAGATTATTTTGCTGTTGCCTGTTTATCAGAAGCTACACAAGTTTATAGTGCTTGTCATGAAAAGCCGATCCTAGTGTTTGGAAGGGTGGAGTATGATGATATATCAAAAGTATTGGATTGTGACTTTATATATAGCATACACAGTATAGAAGATATACGATCTCTATCAAAAATCGCAAAAGAGTCATCAATCAAGATCAAAGTTCATATAAATATAAATACTGGTATGAATAGGATGGGAGTTGGTTTCGATAGTTACAAAGAGGTAATAGATAAAGCATATAATTCTCAGCATATTGAGCTTTTAGGTGTTTATAGTCATTTTGCCTGTGCAGATGATAAAAATCATCCTTTTAATCTTCAGCAAAATCAGAAATTTAAAGAGGTTGTAGCATACACAAAAAGTATAAAGGAAAATGTCATTTGCCATCTGGCTAACTCTTATGGATTGGTTGGTCAGGCAGATGTTTGCTACGATATGGTAAGGCCTGGTATTTTAAGTTATGGTTTTTTGCCAGAGTTTGAGGTTGATGATATAGTTAAAGAAATTCAACCAATAGCTAGATTAACTTCTGAAATAATAAAAATTATTAGTCTTAATGACGGTGACAGTGTTGGTTATTCTTTATTACATAAGGGATTCGAAGGAGAGTATATCGCAACTATTCCTATAGGTTATGGCGATGGTTTTTTTAGAGCGTTAGGAGGTAGAGGTTTTGTTACTATTGATGAAGATACATACCCTATAGTCGGTAAAATGAGTATGGATGCTATGGCTATTTCATTGGGCACTAACCATAAAAGCTTGAGAGTTGGTAATCAAGTTGAGATTATTTCAAATAACCCTAGCTTACCAAATAGCGCAAAAAATATAGCAAAATTACTAAATACTATAGAATATGATGTCGCTGCAACTCTTAATGAAAGGATAGTTCGTATAGGCTTATAA
- a CDS encoding HAD-IB family phosphatase yields the protein MKNIIFDFDSTLIKGESLELILEPLLKNSPEKIQEIEKITNLGMQGEFDFRESLEQRLAIASPTKASIEAFGKEYCPSLLTRGMEDFVKELYSKGCKIWIFSGGLTESIAPFAKALKIPRKNVYAVEVNWNEDGSFKSLDNSNGACDSKLVAFEKAKELLQGEVIAVGDGFTDYQLFEAGFADKFIAYTEHVERTNVVEKAESIAMDVGVLRYILNRS from the coding sequence ATGAAAAACATAATTTTTGATTTTGATTCAACTCTTATAAAGGGAGAGTCTCTAGAGTTGATACTTGAACCGCTACTTAAAAATAGCCCGGAAAAAATTCAAGAAATAGAAAAAATTACAAATCTTGGTATGCAAGGGGAGTTTGATTTTAGAGAATCTTTAGAGCAAAGGTTAGCTATAGCAAGTCCAACTAAAGCTAGTATAGAAGCTTTCGGTAAAGAATACTGTCCTAGCTTACTAACTAGAGGTATGGAAGACTTTGTCAAAGAACTTTATAGTAAAGGCTGTAAAATTTGGATATTTAGTGGAGGTTTAACTGAGAGCATAGCCCCGTTTGCAAAAGCTTTAAAAATTCCACGCAAAAATGTTTATGCGGTAGAGGTTAATTGGAACGAAGATGGTAGCTTTAAGTCTCTTGATAATTCTAATGGTGCTTGTGATTCAAAATTAGTAGCATTTGAAAAGGCTAAAGAATTATTACAAGGTGAGGTTATAGCTGTAGGAGATGGGTTTACAGATTATCAACTATTTGAAGCAGGTTTTGCAGATAAGTTTATAGCCTATACAGAGCATGTTGAGCGTACTAATGTGGTTGAAAAAGCTGAGAGTATCGCTATGGATGTAGGCGTTTTGAGGTATATTTTAAATCGAAGCTAG
- a CDS encoding multicopper oxidase family protein translates to MKNKKTISSILLLLMVFISVYIYYSENTVVELLVTNKIIDINGKEITVNTVIQPDGTWGYYGTVGDDFNVKVKNGLKEPTVLHWHGLLLPNKYDGTELNQPYIKPNSSYSYDFKLIHSGTFWMHSHYGFQEQNFVEAPFIVYPRGYDATNDVVVMFQDFSFKQPEAIMKDLKHSDDSNMHMHGIHKMAMEMDKDAKPDLNDVSYDAFLTNYRTAKSPEIKHVVAGQTYRLRFLNGSSSTNFWINLGELKGIAIAVDGQNIKPFEGNKFQLAIAQRMDIQVQIPKNGVFPIVGQVEGEKYQTGIVLTTTNDKNLTIPAEAKVESKPFNYAQLKKLHSAKDSLALGSIEKTIDLKLTGNMKDYVWQINGQTWPDVSPIELKFGKTYEFKIQNETGMSHPIHIHGHVFKVVKVNGKPIDDGVIRDTVYVEPKSSITIAMKANAKGKWFIHCHMLYHMHSGMMTFIETKSA, encoded by the coding sequence ATGAAAAATAAAAAAACAATATCGAGTATATTGTTGCTATTGATGGTTTTTATATCAGTATATATATACTATAGCGAAAATACTGTAGTAGAGTTGCTTGTTACAAATAAAATCATAGATATTAATGGCAAAGAAATTACTGTAAATACAGTTATTCAACCAGATGGCACATGGGGATATTATGGTACTGTAGGTGACGATTTTAATGTAAAAGTTAAAAATGGTTTAAAAGAGCCTACCGTGCTACATTGGCATGGTTTATTATTGCCAAATAAGTATGATGGTACTGAGCTTAACCAACCATATATTAAACCAAATTCTTCTTATAGCTATGATTTTAAACTAATCCATAGCGGAACATTTTGGATGCATTCACATTATGGTTTTCAAGAGCAGAATTTTGTAGAGGCGCCATTTATAGTTTATCCAAGAGGGTATGATGCTACCAATGATGTAGTTGTTATGTTCCAAGATTTTAGCTTTAAACAGCCAGAAGCTATAATGAAAGATTTAAAACATAGTGATGATAGTAATATGCATATGCATGGCATCCATAAAATGGCTATGGAGATGGATAAAGATGCGAAGCCTGATTTAAATGATGTTTCATATGATGCTTTTTTAACAAACTATCGAACTGCAAAGAGCCCTGAAATCAAGCATGTTGTAGCAGGTCAAACTTATCGTTTGAGATTTCTTAATGGCTCATCATCGACTAATTTTTGGATAAACCTAGGTGAATTAAAAGGAATTGCCATAGCTGTAGATGGTCAAAATATCAAACCTTTTGAAGGTAATAAGTTCCAGTTAGCAATAGCTCAAAGAATGGATATACAAGTACAGATACCTAAAAATGGAGTTTTTCCTATAGTAGGTCAAGTTGAGGGTGAAAAGTATCAAACAGGAATAGTCTTAACGACAACTAATGATAAAAACTTAACTATCCCAGCAGAAGCGAAGGTTGAATCAAAACCTTTTAATTATGCTCAGTTAAAAAAGCTTCACTCAGCAAAAGATAGTCTAGCATTGGGAAGTATAGAAAAAACTATAGATTTAAAATTGACTGGAAATATGAAGGATTATGTATGGCAAATAAATGGTCAAACTTGGCCGGATGTTTCACCTATTGAATTAAAGTTTGGTAAAACTTATGAGTTTAAAATTCAGAATGAAACAGGTATGTCTCACCCCATACATATCCATGGGCATGTATTTAAGGTAGTCAAAGTCAATGGTAAGCCAATAGATGACGGTGTAATAAGAGACACAGTCTATGTAGAGCCTAAATCAAGCATAACTATAGCAATGAAAGCAAATGCTAAAGGCAAATGGTTTATCCATTGCCATATGCTTTATCATATGCATTCTGGAATGATGACCTTTATTGAAACTAAAAGTGCGTGA
- a CDS encoding DUF3301 domain-containing protein — MSVALYTLIFLGICFFTWRNFMKNKEYTIGIAERYAKKHNIEMLDDTVCLRKISVKVEFKKLVFYRVYSFDYNTAISDDRYRAYIVLKNGKFDELIMSEFEKADLERENVVAEQTEQENEKPQRRAANNIISFED; from the coding sequence ATGTCAGTAGCATTATATACACTTATATTTTTAGGAATTTGTTTTTTTACATGGCGCAATTTTATGAAAAATAAAGAGTATACGATAGGTATAGCTGAAAGATATGCTAAAAAACATAATATTGAAATGCTAGATGATACTGTTTGCCTACGTAAGATAAGTGTAAAAGTTGAGTTTAAAAAGCTAGTTTTTTATAGGGTGTATTCATTCGATTATAATACAGCAATTAGTGATGATAGATATCGTGCCTATATAGTGCTTAAAAATGGTAAATTTGATGAGCTGATTATGTCAGAGTTTGAAAAAGCAGATTTAGAGAGAGAGAATGTAGTTGCTGAACAGACGGAACAAGAGAATGAAAAGCCACAAAGGCGTGCTGCTAATAATATTATAAGTTTTGAGGACTAA
- a CDS encoding MauE/DoxX family redox-associated membrane protein yields the protein MGKNNKAISKKATIYRMVTDKNICPYGIKAKDLLKRNGYEVIDNHLKNREETDAFKEKYGVKTTPQTFIDNKMVGGYDDLLAFLGEDKPKKETIYTPVIAVFVIALLMAISTNYTFTDTVTIGSVIKLFMGFSISILAMLKLQDLNSFSMQFITYDLVAMRWVRYAYIYAFAEAFVGLGIIASIFTLVAATIAIIIGLIGAISVFKAVYLEKRELKCACVGGGSSVPLGFLSLTENIMMIIMGVWMFWNYFG from the coding sequence ATGGGTAAGAATAATAAAGCCATATCAAAAAAAGCAACTATTTACCGAATGGTTACTGATAAAAATATTTGCCCTTATGGCATAAAGGCGAAAGATTTATTAAAGCGTAATGGCTATGAAGTTATAGATAACCATTTAAAAAATAGAGAAGAAACTGATGCTTTTAAAGAAAAGTATGGTGTTAAAACTACACCTCAGACTTTTATTGATAATAAAATGGTGGGTGGATATGATGACCTTTTAGCATTTTTAGGAGAAGATAAACCTAAAAAAGAAACAATATATACGCCTGTCATAGCAGTTTTTGTAATTGCTTTATTGATGGCTATTTCTACTAATTATACATTTACTGATACAGTGACAATAGGTTCTGTAATAAAGCTGTTTATGGGATTTAGTATATCTATCTTAGCAATGCTAAAGCTTCAGGATTTAAATAGCTTTTCAATGCAGTTTATTACTTATGATTTAGTTGCTATGCGATGGGTGCGTTATGCTTATATTTACGCTTTTGCAGAGGCTTTTGTAGGGTTAGGGATAATAGCTAGCATTTTCACTCTAGTAGCAGCTACGATAGCAATAATTATAGGTTTAATTGGGGCAATATCTGTATTTAAAGCTGTATATCTTGAAAAGCGTGAGCTTAAATGTGCTTGTGTTGGTGGAGGCAGTAGTGTACCACTAGGATTTTTATCCCTAACTGAAAACATAATGATGATAATTATGGGTGTTTGGATGTTTTGGAATTATTTTGGTTAA
- a CDS encoding MFS transporter has protein sequence MINYKEMPKGVLQINIIQIFSTVGYAVLMGLLNFYLTDHGGFTKTEANTLTASFFALNFLLHFLGGALGGKFFSFRGLFLISVALQVVSMFMIAEHHQTIIIYGMALFITGAGLNVSCLNMMLTQLFKSKDRNRRVAFSINYSCMNIGFAGSFLLSGIIQSYGAYTIAFYTAAGCLAFSIFLHLFNFKNVEDKDTYFHNKFSKSIARYFSAPAVILACFIFSIFLIKNPEYGSFLVIGVFVMIIIYLVYTALKQTPEYRERIFAFMILSSACMVFAFVQGMQSSALENFVEFNTNKSLFGITMQPATVNIFETLGVIVFGFLLAIFAKRRLENGTTLAPGSLITRGIGLYIVAFLMIPLGIILANKDTGTVNVIFPILLLVIVAAGEIHVNATSYALVGDLIKPIHQGMFTGYLFVNVAVGIIISGPVSNYAIGNEISAKHITALGTNPMYSNIFISLAVIAIVLTIIFFLISKKINSVFKRLHST, from the coding sequence ATGATAAATTACAAAGAAATGCCAAAAGGTGTTCTTCAAATAAATATAATCCAAATATTCTCAACTGTCGGATATGCTGTTTTAATGGGGTTACTTAACTTCTATCTAACAGACCATGGTGGTTTCACAAAGACAGAAGCCAACACTCTTACGGCGAGTTTTTTTGCTCTTAACTTCCTACTTCATTTTTTAGGTGGTGCCTTAGGTGGTAAATTTTTTAGTTTCAGAGGGTTATTTTTAATTAGTGTAGCGTTACAGGTTGTAAGTATGTTTATGATTGCTGAGCATCATCAAACAATTATAATCTATGGTATGGCTTTGTTTATAACAGGTGCTGGTTTAAATGTTAGTTGCCTAAACATGATGCTTACCCAACTGTTTAAATCAAAGGATCGCAATAGGCGAGTTGCTTTTTCGATAAACTATAGTTGTATGAATATAGGCTTTGCAGGAAGCTTTTTGCTTTCAGGAATTATCCAAAGTTATGGTGCATATACTATCGCATTCTATACTGCTGCAGGATGTTTAGCTTTCAGCATATTTCTTCATCTATTTAATTTTAAAAATGTTGAAGACAAAGACACTTATTTCCATAATAAGTTTTCAAAATCTATAGCTAGATATTTCTCAGCTCCTGCTGTTATTTTGGCTTGTTTTATTTTTTCAATATTTTTAATTAAAAATCCAGAGTACGGTAGTTTCTTAGTTATCGGTGTATTTGTGATGATTATAATATACCTTGTTTATACTGCCTTAAAACAAACTCCAGAATATCGCGAGAGAATATTTGCATTTATGATACTAAGCTCTGCTTGTATGGTTTTTGCTTTTGTACAAGGAATGCAAAGCTCAGCTTTAGAAAATTTTGTTGAATTTAACACTAACAAATCGCTATTTGGTATCACAATGCAACCCGCTACTGTAAATATTTTTGAAACCTTAGGCGTAATCGTTTTTGGTTTTCTACTAGCAATATTTGCAAAAAGAAGACTTGAGAATGGCACTACTTTAGCTCCAGGAAGCCTTATAACTCGAGGAATAGGACTATATATCGTAGCATTTTTAATGATCCCTTTAGGCATAATACTTGCTAATAAAGATACTGGTACTGTAAATGTGATATTCCCTATTCTATTACTTGTAATAGTTGCAGCTGGTGAGATTCATGTAAACGCAACAAGCTACGCTTTAGTTGGTGACTTAATCAAACCTATTCATCAGGGGATGTTTACTGGATATTTATTCGTGAATGTGGCTGTCGGCATTATTATTTCAGGGCCTGTTTCAAACTATGCTATTGGTAATGAAATTAGTGCCAAACACATCACAGCACTTGGTACTAATCCAATGTATTCAAATATTTTTATATCTTTGGCAGTAATTGCTATTGTACTAACTATTATATTCTTCTTGATATCAAAAAAAATAAATAGTGTGTTTAAAAGACTACACTCAACATAG
- a CDS encoding glutathione S-transferase family protein — translation MIHLHQLPNLSGKNYSCSPFCVKLELYLKAIDIPYNNNFSLELNKSPTGKMPFIETQGKKIADSNIIIKYLEQVNDQSLDSHLSCQQSAVSLAFMRLCEDSLYWVAVYSRWVDVDNKSWKKEFMASAKLPKMMSGIVYNAAKRNITRQLKASGILVLSQREIYAKAEQDLKALADFLDGRKHFFNDNISLLDITVYSFIVQLLDDSCSKKIQSILEGLNFSSFIDNMREFSRFEK, via the coding sequence ATGATACACCTTCACCAACTACCTAACCTGTCTGGGAAAAACTATAGTTGCAGTCCTTTTTGCGTCAAGCTTGAATTGTACTTAAAAGCTATAGATATCCCCTATAATAACAATTTTAGTTTAGAGTTAAATAAATCGCCAACAGGTAAAATGCCTTTTATTGAAACACAAGGCAAAAAAATCGCTGATAGTAATATCATTATAAAATATTTAGAACAAGTAAATGACCAATCATTAGATAGTCATTTAAGCTGTCAGCAGAGTGCAGTAAGTTTAGCTTTTATGAGACTGTGTGAAGATAGTTTGTATTGGGTAGCTGTTTATAGTCGCTGGGTAGATGTTGATAATAAATCTTGGAAAAAAGAGTTTATGGCATCGGCAAAATTACCAAAGATGATGTCAGGTATTGTTTACAATGCTGCTAAGAGAAATATTACAAGGCAGTTAAAAGCATCAGGAATACTAGTACTTTCACAACGAGAAATATATGCTAAGGCTGAGCAAGATTTAAAGGCTTTAGCTGATTTTTTAGATGGCAGGAAGCATTTCTTTAATGATAATATCTCGCTGCTTGATATAACGGTTTATAGCTTTATCGTGCAATTGTTAGATGATAGTTGTAGTAAGAAAATTCAGTCAATTTTAGAAGGGTTGAATTTTAGCAGTTTTATAGATAATATGAGAGAGTTTTCAAGATTTGAGAAATGA